Genomic window (Streptococcus suis S735):
ATACCATTCAAGATAGTTCCCATGGCAAATTCACGCACACCGAACTGAATATTGCGGTTGAGTGGATTTACTGAATCTTGCAAACCATCTTCCTTGATGTAGGTCATGTTTGAGTGAGCCAAGTCAGCTGAACCACCGAGGAAGGTTGGCAAGACCTTAGCCGCTGCGTTAAGCGCATCTTGTGATGAGTTACGAGTTGCTTGTGAGAAGCCATTCTCATAAACTGGGAAGTCTTCTGGCTTGATTTCAACTACGTCACGACCTTCCAAGATAGCTGTTACTTCAGCTGCTAATTCTGGATGAGCTACTTTGTAGTCTTCAACTAATTTCACCCAAGCATCGTAGGCTGCTGCACCGCGATCAGCTACATTAGCTTTGAAGTCCGCATAGACTTCAGCTGGAATTTCAAATGGACCATAGTTCCAATCAAGCGCCTTACGAGTTGCTTCTGTTTCTTCTGCACCAAGTGGAGCACCGTGAACGGCATTTGTACCTTGTTTGTTTGGCGAACCATGACCGATAACAGTCTTGATTTCGATAAGAGATGGCTTACCAGCTACTTTTGCCTTTTCAATAGCAGCAAAGATGGCATCTACATCTGTACCGTCTGTTACAAGGTCTGTATGCCAGCCATAAGCATTGTAACGGGCACGTACATCTTCTGTGAAGGAGTCTTTTGTTTCGCCATCCAAGTTGATGTCATTTGAATCGTAAAGAACGATGAGTTTTTCTAATTTTTGAAGACCTGCGTAAGAAGCCGCTTCTGCAGAAACACCCTCCATCAAGTCGCCATCACCACAGATTACGTAAGTATAGTGGTCAAAGATTGGGAAACCATCACGGTTGTACTTAGCTGCAAGGAAACGCTCTGCTTGCGCAAAACCTGTCGCAGTTGAGATACCTTGTCCAAGAGGACCTGTTGTTGCATCCACACCTGCTGTGTGACCGAATTCTGGGTGACCTGGTGTTTTTGAGCCCCACTGACGGAAGTTTTTAATCTCGTCCATAGTCACTTCTTCAAAACCTGAAAGGTGAAGAAGTCCGTAAAGCAGCATTGACCCATGACCTGCTGATAAGATAAAGCGGTCACGGTTCACCCAGTTTGGCTGAGCAGGGTTGATACGAAGTTCTTTAGTAAAAAGGCTGTAGGCCATTGGAGCCGCACCCATGACGACACCTGGGTGACCTGATTTTGATTTTTCGATGGCATCAATACCAAGGAAACGAATCGCATTGACTGAAAGATTTGACATGTTTTTCTCCTTTTTTAAAGTCATGAATTTATTATACCATAAAGCGTTTTCTATGTCTGTTTGAATGAAGCGAGAAATAAATTGTCCGTAGAAAAGAGGCAGGACTTTCGTCCCGCCCTTGGAGTGAACAGTAGTAATTCGCACATTTCATACTTTATCAGAGTTTATAGTGCCTCTCCTCGTCTCTATGGGGCAAGAGAGTTCTAAATCTTATAATAAAGCCTTAAATTGAATATTTGAGTCTTCTAAGAAGCAATCATCAAAGCCACGTGGGTGGTGATATTCGATACGGTCCTTGTCCATCGGGTAAGTATACTTGCCACCAACTTCCCAGATGAATGGATGGAAATCGTATTGCAAGCGTTCTTTCCGCATTTTCCAGAGCTGTAGGATTTCATCTGTTGACGCCATGAAGTTAGACCAGATGTCGTAGTGAACAGGGATGATTACCTTAGCACGCAAGTTTTCTGCCATCCGGAGAAGGTCGATTGATGTCATCTTGTCTTGGATACCGATTGGGTTGTCACCGTAGTTGTTGATAGCAACGTCGATGTTGAAGTCACGACCGTGTTTTGCAAAATAGTTTGAGAAGTGGGAGTCTGCACCATGGTAGATAGTTCCGCCAGGTGTTTCAAAGACATAGTTGACTGCCTTGCGAGCCATGAGTTCATCTGTCACAGGAAGTCCTGCTAATTTACCACCATTTTCGTCATAACCTTCGATCGGAAGTGTCACCAAGCAAGTACGGTCGAAGGATTCTACAGCGTGGACCTTGATGTCTTTAAACTCAAAGCTATCGCCTGGTGCGATACGGATGATACGGTCAGCTGGAACCCCCCATTTTTCCCAGATATCGCCACTTTCAACCGGTCCGACAAATTTCACATGGTCCAATTTAGGATTGTTGATGATGGCAGCGGCAGTGCTGATATCCATGTGGTCGCTGTGGACGTGCGATACTAGATAGTAGTCCAATTCATTGATGGCAAATGGATCGATAACCATTGGCTGCACACGCAAGTTTGGTTGCAATTTGCGCACGCCAGCCATGTTAGCCATCTGGTGTCCCCAAACCATATCTTTCACTTTTTTAGTGGATTTTCCACGTGATGACCAGAGGTCCATGACCACGTTAGCTCCACCTGGTGTTTTAATCCAGACACCACAGTTTCCAAGCCACCACATAGCAAAGTTGCCCTCTGGCACTACTTCTTCTTCGATTTCTTCATTGAGCCAAGTTCCCCACTCTGGGAAGGTTGAAAGAATCCAGGATTCTCTTGTAATATCTTGAACTTTAGCCATTTTCCATTCCTCCTATAAGGTACGTTTCTATGCTTCTAGTATATGCTCCAAAGGCAACAAAAAAAAGACCAAATAAAACACAGGCTTGTGTTCAAACTTGGACTTTACCCTAATACAGATCTGTTTCAATATCTTGACTGGATAAATTGGTTAATAATTCATTGGTAATCAGTTTTTGTAGCCGTTGTTTGAGTTCTCGAGCGGTCCTTCCGTCTGCGATATATCCCGATAGAAGCTTGTCTAGTTCTACTGCAAAAACTTGTTTTTCATCTGCCAAACTACGATATTTTGCAAAATGAGTCATGTTTAGCACATCATCAAAATCTAAAATGGGGTGAACCTGCACCAAAGGGAAATCAGTTTCCAACCCATCGCTGGTTGTAATCAAGAAATCAACCTCTAGTAAGTCTTCGACACTCTTGAATTGTTCAGTGGTAAAGACTGCGCCAATCTTCTTATCTGGCAAGTGATGCTGGCATTGTTTATAAAGTAAGCGTTGGACTGACACCCCTTCATCACAGATTAAATAGACAATCTGTGTCTGTGCCTTGCGTGTCCCACTGCGTCGAATAGCTCCTCCTAGATGAATCGTCAAATAGGCAATATCTCCATCGGATAACTCAATCTGCCACTCCTCCTCCAAAATCTTTCCAGAAACCCGTGTCATAGCAAACAGGGTGCTGTATTTATCTTGGATTTGTTGGACCATTGGATTTTTAGATAGGATGCCGTAGGTTTTTCTGAACAACAGAGCCTTACAATGTGCCAAGAGATGTTTGGCTAATTCGTCAGGATTTTCCAATTCAAATGGTGAATGTATCTCAAAATGATGAATAAATCGCTCTACCACTCGCTTCAAGTCAATGAAATCTTGGCTGAATACATGAACATCGCTGTCCTTTCGATAGGATAGAAGTAAAATGGCAATCAGGGAGATTTCTATTTCATCCAATTTCAAATCAAAGGTTTGCAACAAGGCATCTTTCAATTCCTGAGCAACTCGGTACTCGATACGCTCTCGAACTTGTTCAAATTCTTTGAGAATGGCTCGTTCTTCCAAGTCATCCAGCTCCATATTGCGATAGCTAAGGAGCAAGAAAGGCAATACTTTGAGCATAAACTCGATTTCGTAGCGATTGATTTTCTTGCCCAGTTTCTTTTCTAACTGCGATACTTGTCCCTGTAAAAATTGTGCCATTTCTTCTGAGAAGAGCAACTGACACCCCACCAACTCAAATAACTTAGCTTCTAGAACCTGCAAAAAACCTTTATTGGCATCCAAGAAGATGGTATAGAGAAGTGAGTGGACATATTGGATTTTATTTAAAGGGTGACAAACGAGACTATAGCCATGACTCTTAGACACATAGAGGGTCATCTTGTATTGTTCTTGAGCCAACTGGGTTCGAATTTCATTCAAATCATTTAAGACCGTATTACGAGAGACTTCTGTCAACTCCATTAGCCGTTCAATGGTCACTCTTTCTGGTGTGATACAGATATATACCAACATCAGCTGAATGCGCTCAGGCATGCTCATGACGTAGGTGTACGAATCAATGGAATCGAGAAGATCTCGACAGGCTAGTTTTTGCGCTTCGGTAAGTCGAATACCGAGGCGAGGTAAGCTTTCAATACTCTCTACAGTTGTTGGTAGGGCATCATTGATTTTTTCTAGATGGTAATAGATTTTTCGACGTGATTGTTGCAAGCCCTTGGAAATAGCCATGATTGTCTCAGGTTCCTGTAGACCAATCAGGTACCTCAGTAGAGCGCAACTACTCTTATCTAATAACAAGATTCTCCTCCTCTTTCCCCCGTCCCGTTACTATCTTAACATAATTATCTGGGATATTCTAATAATTATTAAAATTCATCTGATTATTACTTGTTTTACATTACATAAATATTTGTAGTTAGAATTAATAGATGCTTTTAATAATTTCTACTCGGGTAATCAGTTCTCCGTGCATGTTATCTATCCGAAGGGCAACATTTTTCAAATATACACAGGCACCAATAGCAATGGTTTTCTCTTCTTCATTGAGTTTTCGTGTCACAAAATCTCTCAAAGTCTCACTACCTTTACTTGGAATTTTTACTCGTGCGATGATATTAGCCACTTTTACTTTCTGGCTGGCGCGCATAATAATATTATTAGAATCATCAAACTGAGTGAAGAGGTATTTTCTAACTG
Coding sequences:
- the tkt gene encoding transketolase gives rise to the protein MSNLSVNAIRFLGIDAIEKSKSGHPGVVMGAAPMAYSLFTKELRINPAQPNWVNRDRFILSAGHGSMLLYGLLHLSGFEEVTMDEIKNFRQWGSKTPGHPEFGHTAGVDATTGPLGQGISTATGFAQAERFLAAKYNRDGFPIFDHYTYVICGDGDLMEGVSAEAASYAGLQKLEKLIVLYDSNDINLDGETKDSFTEDVRARYNAYGWHTDLVTDGTDVDAIFAAIEKAKVAGKPSLIEIKTVIGHGSPNKQGTNAVHGAPLGAEETEATRKALDWNYGPFEIPAEVYADFKANVADRGAAAYDAWVKLVEDYKVAHPELAAEVTAILEGRDVVEIKPEDFPVYENGFSQATRNSSQDALNAAAKVLPTFLGGSADLAHSNMTYIKEDGLQDSVNPLNRNIQFGVREFAMGTILNGMAAHGGLRVYGGTFFVFSDYVKAAVRLSALQGLPVTYVFTHDSIAVGEDGPTHEPIEHLAGLRAMPNLNVFRPADARETQAAWYLSLTSKSTPSALVLTRQNLTVEEGTDFDKVAKGAYVVYEAAGFDTILLASGSEVNLAVKAAKELEAAGTKVRVVSVPSTELFDAQDAAYKEEILPNAIRRRLAIEMGATQSWYKYVGLDGKVLGIDTFGASAPAQTVIDNYGFTVENVVKLVGEL
- the ulaG gene encoding L-ascorbate 6-phosphate lactonase — translated: MAKVQDITRESWILSTFPEWGTWLNEEIEEEVVPEGNFAMWWLGNCGVWIKTPGGANVVMDLWSSRGKSTKKVKDMVWGHQMANMAGVRKLQPNLRVQPMVIDPFAINELDYYLVSHVHSDHMDISTAAAIINNPKLDHVKFVGPVESGDIWEKWGVPADRIIRIAPGDSFEFKDIKVHAVESFDRTCLVTLPIEGYDENGGKLAGLPVTDELMARKAVNYVFETPGGTIYHGADSHFSNYFAKHGRDFNIDVAINNYGDNPIGIQDKMTSIDLLRMAENLRAKVIIPVHYDIWSNFMASTDEILQLWKMRKERLQYDFHPFIWEVGGKYTYPMDKDRIEYHHPRGFDDCFLEDSNIQFKALL
- a CDS encoding BglG family transcription antiterminator — encoded protein: MLLDKSSCALLRYLIGLQEPETIMAISKGLQQSRRKIYYHLEKINDALPTTVESIESLPRLGIRLTEAQKLACRDLLDSIDSYTYVMSMPERIQLMLVYICITPERVTIERLMELTEVSRNTVLNDLNEIRTQLAQEQYKMTLYVSKSHGYSLVCHPLNKIQYVHSLLYTIFLDANKGFLQVLEAKLFELVGCQLLFSEEMAQFLQGQVSQLEKKLGKKINRYEIEFMLKVLPFLLLSYRNMELDDLEERAILKEFEQVRERIEYRVAQELKDALLQTFDLKLDEIEISLIAILLLSYRKDSDVHVFSQDFIDLKRVVERFIHHFEIHSPFELENPDELAKHLLAHCKALLFRKTYGILSKNPMVQQIQDKYSTLFAMTRVSGKILEEEWQIELSDGDIAYLTIHLGGAIRRSGTRKAQTQIVYLICDEGVSVQRLLYKQCQHHLPDKKIGAVFTTEQFKSVEDLLEVDFLITTSDGLETDFPLVQVHPILDFDDVLNMTHFAKYRSLADEKQVFAVELDKLLSGYIADGRTARELKQRLQKLITNELLTNLSSQDIETDLY